In the genome of Vanacampus margaritifer isolate UIUO_Vmar chromosome 1, RoL_Vmar_1.0, whole genome shotgun sequence, one region contains:
- the tmem63c gene encoding osmosensitive cation channel TMEM63C isoform X3 yields the protein MHSNSLTSLFYGEPSEKEKSPSESSPSELETKDMGFCSWLTSLYHMKDEEIRSKCGIDAITYLSFQRHIILLMTVVCLLSLAVILPINFSGNLLGDSPENFGRTTLANVSAKDSFLWLHAIFALVYFLITFLCMAHHSVRLQYREDEKVARTLMITSIPREISDPGLITKHFHEAYPSCTVTDIRFCFDINKLMRLDLERRKAMKGRMYFATKSQKEGKIMMTTHPCAQIFCCDICGFEKVDAEQYYSELEEKWTDEFNAEKNRIYMKRLGIAFVTFRDERMTAVIVKDYSCVRCRRQPQQSSITTVVQSHQWGISYAPAPNDIVWENLSVCGSRWWLRCVLLNILLFLLLFFLTTPAVIVNTMDKFNVTRPVESLQSPMITEFFPTLLLWVFSVLLPFIVYYSAMFESHWTRSGENQVTMHKCFLLLVFMVLILPSLGLSSLDLFFTWLFDVNFLDEKDVKFQCVFLPDNGAFFVNYVITSGLIGTAMELLRIPALTVYGLRLCFAKSQAERIHVKRSQTYEFQFGLEYAWTMCIFVVSVTYSITCPIITPFGLLYVILKHMVDRYNIYYAYVPTKLNQHIHRAAIHQVIFAPILGIFWLLFFSVLRLGAVHPITLFTLVSLLSSIAIALFRLCLKKQPDKSTSYQMSNQPAERTLPDADRSTVTSTTASSLFVASVLLEPELALTPMPSPAHHSYGAMASSQSSANGPTEEEEEEEEEEGEGEHTQTRETELQDPPDTSCSSPFMDSPVGYQ from the exons ATGCACAGCAATAG CCTCACGTCCTTGTTTTATGGAGAACCAAGTGAGAAGGAGAAGTCTCCCTCAGAGTCCAGCCCTTCTGAGTTGGAAACAAAGGACATG GGGTTTTGTTCATGGCTCACCTCTCTTTACCATATGAA GGACGAGGAGATCCGCAGCAAGTGCGGCATTGACGCCATAACGTATTTGTCCTTCCAGCGGCACATCATCCTGCTCATGACTGTGGTGTGCCTGCTGTCTTTGGCTGTGATCCTGCCAATCAACTTTTCTGGGAATCTATTGG gAGACAGTCCTGAGAACTTTGGAAGAACAACACTGGCTAATGTTAGCGCAAA GGACAGCTTCCTGTGGCTGCACGCCATATTTGCGTTGGTCTACTTCCTCATCACGTTCCTATGTATGGCTCACCACTCCGTACGGCTGCAGTACAGAGAAGATGAGAAG GTTGCAAGAACGCTGATGATCACATCCATACCCAGAGAAATTTCAGACCCAGGACTGATTACCAAACACTTCCA tgAGGCTTACCCCAGTTGCACCGTCACCGACATACGTTTCTGCTTTGACATCAACAAGCTAATGAGGCTGGACTTGGAAAG GCGCAAGGCGATGAAAGGCAGGATGTACTTTGCCACAAAGTCCCAAAAGGAGGGGAAAATCATGATGACGACCCACCCGTGTGCTCAGATATTCTGCTGTGACATTTGTGGCTTTGAAAAG GTGGATGCAGAACAATACTACAGCGAGTTAGAAGAGAAATGGACGGATGAGTTCAATGCTGAGAAGAACCGCATCTACATGAAGAGGCTGGGCATCGCTTTTGTGACATTTCGGGATGAGAGGATGACTGCTGT AATTGTGAAGGACTACAGTTGCGTGCGCTGCCGCAGACAACCCCAGCAGTCCAGCATCACCACGGTGGTCCAGTCTCACCAGTGGGGCATCAGCTACGCACCTGCTCCCAATGACATCGTCTG GGAAAACCTGTCAGTGTGTGGATCTCGCTGGTGGCTCCGCTGCGTCCTGCTCAACATCCTCCTCTTTCTGCTGCTCTTCTTCCTCACCACGCCCGCCGTCATCGTCAACACCATGGACAAGTTCAATGTCACCAGGCCTGTGGAGAGTCTGCAG AGTCCCATGATCACTGAGTTCTTCCCAACCCTCCTGCTGTGGGTGTTTTCAGTCCTGCTGCCCTTTATTGTCTACTACTCGGCCATGTTTGAGTCTCACTGGACCAG ATCCGGTGAGAACCAGGTCACAATGCACAAGTGCTTTTTACTGCTGGTTTTTATGGTCCTCATCCTGCCTTCGCTTGGCCTGTCCAG TCTGGACCTGTTCTTCACTTGGCTTTTTGATGTCAACTTCCTAGATGAAAAGGATGTCAAATTTCA GTGTGTTTTTCTCCCTGACAACGGTGCGTTCTTTGTAAACTACGTGATCACTTCTGGGCTGATCGGCACCGCCATGGAGCTGCTTCGTATCCCGGCGCTGACGGTGTACGGCCTTCGCCTCTGCTTCGCAAAGTCTCAGGCTGAACGTATTCATGTTAAACGG AGTCAGACTTATGAGTTCCAATTTGGCCTGGAGTATGCCTGGACCATGTGTATCTTTGTCGTCAGTGTGACCTACAGCATCACTTGTCCCATCATTACACCCTTCG GTCTGCTCTATGTGATCCTGAAGCACATGGTTGACCGCTACAACATCTACTATGCATACGTTCCCACCAAGCTCAACCAGCACATCCATAGAGCCGCCATCCATCAGGTCATTTTCGCTCCCATCCTCGGTATCTTCTGGCTACTCTTCTTCTCTGTTCTCAGATTAG GTGCAGTGCATCCGATAACCCTGTTTACTTTGGTTTCCCTGCTCTCATCTATTGCCATTGCCCTTTTCCGCTTGTGCCTTAAAAAGCAACCAGACAAGTCAACAAGCTACCAG ATGTCTAATCAACCAGCAGAGCGAACGCTCCCCGATGCAGACAGGAGTACGGTTACTTCAACCACCGCTTCCAGT CTGTTTGTGGCATCGGTCCTGCTGGAGCCAGAGCTCGCGCTGACCCCCATGCCCTCTCCGGCCCACCACAGCTATGGCGCCATGGCCAGCTCCCAGAGTTCAGCCAACGGCccaacagaagaagaagaagaggaggaggaggaggagggagagggagagcaCACCCAGACCCGTGAGACTGAGCTCCAAGACCCCCCCGACACCTCCTGCTCCAGCCCGTTCATGGACAGCCCAGTCGGCTACCagtaa
- the LOC144042995 gene encoding palmitoyltransferase ZDHHC22-like → MFTRMLKLRLLNAVAPAYFFTATVATFILHFGFFMPTIFPSPGTSPGGSTTLHTVIFLFLMFNALGNYTMTILYPAASANETAVPVCSPHCSDKVDAHYLLNGRHFCKLCKKVILKRDHHCFFTGNCIGNKNMRYFIMFCIYTSCTCLYSLVLGVAFLTVEYSISFENPLTFLTLLPLSTGYFFTGTISGLQLFLVLMLYVWLGIGLVCAGFCCQQVLLVARGQTWCQMQRGQPVENRSPWKSNLMDVFGTNWALGLIVPVHTAQMCSEEALKRD, encoded by the exons ATGTTCACCCGGATGCTCAAACTGAGGCTCCTCAATGCCGTGGCCCCTGCATACTTTTTCACGGCGACAGTGGCCACCTTCATCCTGCACTTTGGCTTCTTCATGCCAACAATCTTCCCCAGCCCCGGAACGTCGCCAGGAGGGTCCACAACTCTCCACACCGTCATCTTCCTTTTCCTGATGTTCAACGCCCTCGGGAATTACACGATGACTATCCTGTATCCCGCAGCTAGCGCCAACGAGACGGCGGTCCCGGTGTGTTCGCCGCACTGCTCGGACAAAGTGGACGCGCACTACCTACTGAATGGTCGCCACTTTTGCAAACTATGCAAGAAAGTTATACTCAAACGGGATCACCATTGCTTCTTCACGGGGAATTGTATCGGCAACAAAAACATGCGCTACTTTATCATGTTTTGCATCTACACCTCGTGCACTTGCTTGTACTCGTTGGTTCTTGGTGTGGCCTTCCTCACAGTGGAGTATTCCATATCTTTTGAGAACCCGCTGACCTTCCTGACCCTTCTGCCCCTCTCCACTGGTTACTTCTTCACAG GAACAATCTCCGGCCTGCAGCTGTTCCTGGTGCTGATGCTGTATGTGTGGCTGGGCATCGGGCTGGTGTGCGCAGGCTTCTGTTGCCAGCAGGTGCTGCTGGTGGCCCGGGGCCAGACCTGGTGTCAGATGCAGAGGGGGCAGCCCGTGGAGAACCGCAGCCCCTGGAAAAGCAACCTCATGGATGTGTTTGGCACCAACTGGGCGCTGGGCCTCATTGTGCCTGTGCACACAGCCCAGATGTGCTCTGAGGAGGCACTCAAGCGAGACTGA
- the tmem63c gene encoding osmosensitive cation channel TMEM63C isoform X1: MADSALFMSRAPPVEGRPVVLNVLSLLDSIEDENSTADRCYRSHSRSSVLQGLPFGGIPTVLAVNVIMWMLLLLIFSCLRKAAWDYGRLALLMDNDSLTSLFYGEPSEKEKSPSESSPSELETKDMGFCSWLTSLYHMKDEEIRSKCGIDAITYLSFQRHIILLMTVVCLLSLAVILPINFSGNLLGDSPENFGRTTLANVSAKDSFLWLHAIFALVYFLITFLCMAHHSVRLQYREDEKVARTLMITSIPREISDPGLITKHFHEAYPSCTVTDIRFCFDINKLMRLDLERRKAMKGRMYFATKSQKEGKIMMTTHPCAQIFCCDICGFEKVDAEQYYSELEEKWTDEFNAEKNRIYMKRLGIAFVTFRDERMTAVIVKDYSCVRCRRQPQQSSITTVVQSHQWGISYAPAPNDIVWENLSVCGSRWWLRCVLLNILLFLLLFFLTTPAVIVNTMDKFNVTRPVESLQSPMITEFFPTLLLWVFSVLLPFIVYYSAMFESHWTRSGENQVTMHKCFLLLVFMVLILPSLGLSSLDLFFTWLFDVNFLDEKDVKFQCVFLPDNGAFFVNYVITSGLIGTAMELLRIPALTVYGLRLCFAKSQAERIHVKRSQTYEFQFGLEYAWTMCIFVVSVTYSITCPIITPFGLLYVILKHMVDRYNIYYAYVPTKLNQHIHRAAIHQVIFAPILGIFWLLFFSVLRLGAVHPITLFTLVSLLSSIAIALFRLCLKKQPDKSTSYQMSNQPAERTLPDADRSTVTSTTASSLFVASVLLEPELALTPMPSPAHHSYGAMASSQSSANGPTEEEEEEEEEEGEGEHTQTRETELQDPPDTSCSSPFMDSPVGYQ; encoded by the exons ATGGCTGACTCTGCACTGTTCATGTCCAGAGCGCCCCCTGTGGAAGGGAGGCCTGTGGTGCTGAATGTCCTGAGCCTCCTGGACTCAATCGAGGATGAGAATAGCACAGCTGATAGATGCTACCGCTCACATTCTCGCAGCAGTGTCCTCCAGGGTCTTCCCTTTGGGGGGATACCCACCGTCTTGGCCGTCAATGTGATCATGTGGATG CTCCTTTTACTCATTTTCTCCTGCCTGAGGAAGGCTGCCTGGGACTATGGCCGCCTGGCTCTGCTCATGGACAACGACAG CCTCACGTCCTTGTTTTATGGAGAACCAAGTGAGAAGGAGAAGTCTCCCTCAGAGTCCAGCCCTTCTGAGTTGGAAACAAAGGACATG GGGTTTTGTTCATGGCTCACCTCTCTTTACCATATGAA GGACGAGGAGATCCGCAGCAAGTGCGGCATTGACGCCATAACGTATTTGTCCTTCCAGCGGCACATCATCCTGCTCATGACTGTGGTGTGCCTGCTGTCTTTGGCTGTGATCCTGCCAATCAACTTTTCTGGGAATCTATTGG gAGACAGTCCTGAGAACTTTGGAAGAACAACACTGGCTAATGTTAGCGCAAA GGACAGCTTCCTGTGGCTGCACGCCATATTTGCGTTGGTCTACTTCCTCATCACGTTCCTATGTATGGCTCACCACTCCGTACGGCTGCAGTACAGAGAAGATGAGAAG GTTGCAAGAACGCTGATGATCACATCCATACCCAGAGAAATTTCAGACCCAGGACTGATTACCAAACACTTCCA tgAGGCTTACCCCAGTTGCACCGTCACCGACATACGTTTCTGCTTTGACATCAACAAGCTAATGAGGCTGGACTTGGAAAG GCGCAAGGCGATGAAAGGCAGGATGTACTTTGCCACAAAGTCCCAAAAGGAGGGGAAAATCATGATGACGACCCACCCGTGTGCTCAGATATTCTGCTGTGACATTTGTGGCTTTGAAAAG GTGGATGCAGAACAATACTACAGCGAGTTAGAAGAGAAATGGACGGATGAGTTCAATGCTGAGAAGAACCGCATCTACATGAAGAGGCTGGGCATCGCTTTTGTGACATTTCGGGATGAGAGGATGACTGCTGT AATTGTGAAGGACTACAGTTGCGTGCGCTGCCGCAGACAACCCCAGCAGTCCAGCATCACCACGGTGGTCCAGTCTCACCAGTGGGGCATCAGCTACGCACCTGCTCCCAATGACATCGTCTG GGAAAACCTGTCAGTGTGTGGATCTCGCTGGTGGCTCCGCTGCGTCCTGCTCAACATCCTCCTCTTTCTGCTGCTCTTCTTCCTCACCACGCCCGCCGTCATCGTCAACACCATGGACAAGTTCAATGTCACCAGGCCTGTGGAGAGTCTGCAG AGTCCCATGATCACTGAGTTCTTCCCAACCCTCCTGCTGTGGGTGTTTTCAGTCCTGCTGCCCTTTATTGTCTACTACTCGGCCATGTTTGAGTCTCACTGGACCAG ATCCGGTGAGAACCAGGTCACAATGCACAAGTGCTTTTTACTGCTGGTTTTTATGGTCCTCATCCTGCCTTCGCTTGGCCTGTCCAG TCTGGACCTGTTCTTCACTTGGCTTTTTGATGTCAACTTCCTAGATGAAAAGGATGTCAAATTTCA GTGTGTTTTTCTCCCTGACAACGGTGCGTTCTTTGTAAACTACGTGATCACTTCTGGGCTGATCGGCACCGCCATGGAGCTGCTTCGTATCCCGGCGCTGACGGTGTACGGCCTTCGCCTCTGCTTCGCAAAGTCTCAGGCTGAACGTATTCATGTTAAACGG AGTCAGACTTATGAGTTCCAATTTGGCCTGGAGTATGCCTGGACCATGTGTATCTTTGTCGTCAGTGTGACCTACAGCATCACTTGTCCCATCATTACACCCTTCG GTCTGCTCTATGTGATCCTGAAGCACATGGTTGACCGCTACAACATCTACTATGCATACGTTCCCACCAAGCTCAACCAGCACATCCATAGAGCCGCCATCCATCAGGTCATTTTCGCTCCCATCCTCGGTATCTTCTGGCTACTCTTCTTCTCTGTTCTCAGATTAG GTGCAGTGCATCCGATAACCCTGTTTACTTTGGTTTCCCTGCTCTCATCTATTGCCATTGCCCTTTTCCGCTTGTGCCTTAAAAAGCAACCAGACAAGTCAACAAGCTACCAG ATGTCTAATCAACCAGCAGAGCGAACGCTCCCCGATGCAGACAGGAGTACGGTTACTTCAACCACCGCTTCCAGT CTGTTTGTGGCATCGGTCCTGCTGGAGCCAGAGCTCGCGCTGACCCCCATGCCCTCTCCGGCCCACCACAGCTATGGCGCCATGGCCAGCTCCCAGAGTTCAGCCAACGGCccaacagaagaagaagaagaggaggaggaggaggagggagagggagagcaCACCCAGACCCGTGAGACTGAGCTCCAAGACCCCCCCGACACCTCCTGCTCCAGCCCGTTCATGGACAGCCCAGTCGGCTACCagtaa
- the tmem63c gene encoding osmosensitive cation channel TMEM63C isoform X2, which translates to MADSALFMSRAPPVEGRPVVLNVLSLLDSIEDENSTADRCYRSHSRSSVLQGLPFGGIPTVLAVNVIMWMLLLLIFSCLRKAAWDYGRLALLMDNDSLTSLFYGEPSEKEKSPSESSPSELETKDMGFCSWLTSLYHMKDEEIRSKCGIDAITYLSFQRHIILLMTVVCLLSLAVILPINFSGNLLGDSPENFGRTTLANVSAKDSFLWLHAIFALVYFLITFLCMAHHSVRLQYREDEKVARTLMITSIPREISDPGLITKHFHEAYPSCTVTDIRFCFDINKLMRLDLERRKAMKGRMYFATKSQKEGKIMMTTHPCAQIFCCDICGFEKVDAEQYYSELEEKWTDEFNAEKNRIYMKRLGIAFVTFRDERMTAVIVKDYSCVRCRRQPQQSSITTVVQSHQWGISYAPAPNDIVWENLSVCGSRWWLRCVLLNILLFLLLFFLTTPAVIVNTMDKFNVTRPVESLQSPMITEFFPTLLLWVFSVLLPFIVYYSAMFESHWTRSGENQVTMHKCFLLLVFMVLILPSLGLSSLDLFFTWLFDVNFLDEKDVKFQCVFLPDNGAFFVNYVITSGLIGTAMELLRIPALTVYGLRLCFAKSQAERIHVKRSQTYEFQFGLEYAWTMCIFVVSVTYSITCPIITPFGLLYVILKHMVDRYNIYYAYVPTKLNQHIHRAAIHQVIFAPILGIFWLLFFSVLRLGAVHPITLFTLVSLLSSIAIALFRLCLKKQPDKSTSYQMSNQPAERTLPDADRSTVTSTTASSVNCLWHRSCWSQSSR; encoded by the exons ATGGCTGACTCTGCACTGTTCATGTCCAGAGCGCCCCCTGTGGAAGGGAGGCCTGTGGTGCTGAATGTCCTGAGCCTCCTGGACTCAATCGAGGATGAGAATAGCACAGCTGATAGATGCTACCGCTCACATTCTCGCAGCAGTGTCCTCCAGGGTCTTCCCTTTGGGGGGATACCCACCGTCTTGGCCGTCAATGTGATCATGTGGATG CTCCTTTTACTCATTTTCTCCTGCCTGAGGAAGGCTGCCTGGGACTATGGCCGCCTGGCTCTGCTCATGGACAACGACAG CCTCACGTCCTTGTTTTATGGAGAACCAAGTGAGAAGGAGAAGTCTCCCTCAGAGTCCAGCCCTTCTGAGTTGGAAACAAAGGACATG GGGTTTTGTTCATGGCTCACCTCTCTTTACCATATGAA GGACGAGGAGATCCGCAGCAAGTGCGGCATTGACGCCATAACGTATTTGTCCTTCCAGCGGCACATCATCCTGCTCATGACTGTGGTGTGCCTGCTGTCTTTGGCTGTGATCCTGCCAATCAACTTTTCTGGGAATCTATTGG gAGACAGTCCTGAGAACTTTGGAAGAACAACACTGGCTAATGTTAGCGCAAA GGACAGCTTCCTGTGGCTGCACGCCATATTTGCGTTGGTCTACTTCCTCATCACGTTCCTATGTATGGCTCACCACTCCGTACGGCTGCAGTACAGAGAAGATGAGAAG GTTGCAAGAACGCTGATGATCACATCCATACCCAGAGAAATTTCAGACCCAGGACTGATTACCAAACACTTCCA tgAGGCTTACCCCAGTTGCACCGTCACCGACATACGTTTCTGCTTTGACATCAACAAGCTAATGAGGCTGGACTTGGAAAG GCGCAAGGCGATGAAAGGCAGGATGTACTTTGCCACAAAGTCCCAAAAGGAGGGGAAAATCATGATGACGACCCACCCGTGTGCTCAGATATTCTGCTGTGACATTTGTGGCTTTGAAAAG GTGGATGCAGAACAATACTACAGCGAGTTAGAAGAGAAATGGACGGATGAGTTCAATGCTGAGAAGAACCGCATCTACATGAAGAGGCTGGGCATCGCTTTTGTGACATTTCGGGATGAGAGGATGACTGCTGT AATTGTGAAGGACTACAGTTGCGTGCGCTGCCGCAGACAACCCCAGCAGTCCAGCATCACCACGGTGGTCCAGTCTCACCAGTGGGGCATCAGCTACGCACCTGCTCCCAATGACATCGTCTG GGAAAACCTGTCAGTGTGTGGATCTCGCTGGTGGCTCCGCTGCGTCCTGCTCAACATCCTCCTCTTTCTGCTGCTCTTCTTCCTCACCACGCCCGCCGTCATCGTCAACACCATGGACAAGTTCAATGTCACCAGGCCTGTGGAGAGTCTGCAG AGTCCCATGATCACTGAGTTCTTCCCAACCCTCCTGCTGTGGGTGTTTTCAGTCCTGCTGCCCTTTATTGTCTACTACTCGGCCATGTTTGAGTCTCACTGGACCAG ATCCGGTGAGAACCAGGTCACAATGCACAAGTGCTTTTTACTGCTGGTTTTTATGGTCCTCATCCTGCCTTCGCTTGGCCTGTCCAG TCTGGACCTGTTCTTCACTTGGCTTTTTGATGTCAACTTCCTAGATGAAAAGGATGTCAAATTTCA GTGTGTTTTTCTCCCTGACAACGGTGCGTTCTTTGTAAACTACGTGATCACTTCTGGGCTGATCGGCACCGCCATGGAGCTGCTTCGTATCCCGGCGCTGACGGTGTACGGCCTTCGCCTCTGCTTCGCAAAGTCTCAGGCTGAACGTATTCATGTTAAACGG AGTCAGACTTATGAGTTCCAATTTGGCCTGGAGTATGCCTGGACCATGTGTATCTTTGTCGTCAGTGTGACCTACAGCATCACTTGTCCCATCATTACACCCTTCG GTCTGCTCTATGTGATCCTGAAGCACATGGTTGACCGCTACAACATCTACTATGCATACGTTCCCACCAAGCTCAACCAGCACATCCATAGAGCCGCCATCCATCAGGTCATTTTCGCTCCCATCCTCGGTATCTTCTGGCTACTCTTCTTCTCTGTTCTCAGATTAG GTGCAGTGCATCCGATAACCCTGTTTACTTTGGTTTCCCTGCTCTCATCTATTGCCATTGCCCTTTTCCGCTTGTGCCTTAAAAAGCAACCAGACAAGTCAACAAGCTACCAG ATGTCTAATCAACCAGCAGAGCGAACGCTCCCCGATGCAGACAGGAGTACGGTTACTTCAACCACCGCTTCCAGTGTAAA CTGTTTGTGGCATCGGTCCTGCTGGAGCCAGAGCTCGCGCTGA